A single Eubalaena glacialis isolate mEubGla1 chromosome 18, mEubGla1.1.hap2.+ XY, whole genome shotgun sequence DNA region contains:
- the UTP4 gene encoding U3 small nucleolar RNA-associated protein 4 homolog isoform X2, translating to MDAFGGPIWSMAASPNGSQLLVGCEDGSVKLFQITPDKIQFERNFDRQKSRILSLSWHPAGTHIAAGSIDYISVFDVKSGSAIHKMLVDRQYMGVSKRKCIIWGVAFLSDGTIISVDSAGKVQFWDSATGTLVKNHLIANADVQSIAISDQEDSFVVGTAEGTVFHFQLVSVTSNSSEKQWVRTKPFQHHTHDVRAVAHSPIALISGGTDTHLVIRPLMEKVEVKNYDAALRKITFPHRRLVSCAKKKQLLLFQFAHHLELWRLGSTVATGKNGDTLPLSKNADHLLHLKTKGPENIICSCISPCGSWIAYSTASRFFLYRLNYEHDNINLQRVSKMPAFLRSALQILFSEDSTKLFVASNQGSLHVIRLLEGSFKHLHTFQPQSGTVESMCLLAVSPDGNWLAASGTSAGVHVYNVKQLKLHCTVPAYNFPVTALAIAPNTNNLVIAHSDQQVFEYSIPDKQYTQWSRTIQKQGFHHLWLQRDTPITHISFHPKRPMHILLHDAYMFCIIDKSLPLPNDKTLLYNPLPPTNESDIIRRRTAHAFKISKKYKPLLFMDLLDERTLVAVERPLDDIIAQLPPPIKKKKFGT from the exons ATGGATGCCTTTGGAGGACCCATTTGGAGCATGGCTGCCAGCCCCAATGGCTCTCAACTTTTG GTTGGCTGCGAAGATGGATCTGTGAAACTATTTCAGATCACCCCAGACAAAATCCAGTTTGAAAGAAATTTTGATCGTCAGAAAA GTCGAATCCTGAGCCTCAGCTGGCATCCCGCTGGTACCCACATTGCAGCTGGCTCCATAGACTACATTAGTGTGTTTGATGTCAAATCAG gGAGCGCTATTCATAAGATGCTTGTGGATAGGCAGTACATGGGTGTGTCTAAGCGGAAGTGTATCATATGGGGCGTGGCCTTCCTGTCCGATGGCACCATCATAAGTGTGGACTCTGCTGGGAAGGTGCAGTTCTGGGACTCAGCTACCGGGACGCTTGTGAAGAATCATCTCATCGCAAATGCTGACGTGCAGTCCATTGCCATATCTGAT CAAGAAGACAGTTTCGTGGTGGGCACAGCCGAGGGGACAGTGTTCCATTTTCAGCTGGTCTCTGTGACTTCCAACAGCAGTGAGAAGCAGTGGGTGCGGACAAAGCCATTTCAGCATCACACTCACGACGTGCGAGCCGTGGCCCACAGCCCCATAGCACTGATATCTGGAG GCACAGACACCCACTTAGTCATTCGTCCTCTCATGGAGAAGGTGGAGGTAAAGAATTACGATGCTGCTCTCCGAAAAATCACTTTTCCCCAT CGACGTCTCGTTTCCTGTGCAAAAAAGAAGCAGCTTCTCCTCTTCCAGTTTGCTCATCACTTGGAACTTTGGCGACTGGGATCCACAGTTGCAACAG GAAAGAATGGGGATACCCTTCCACTCTCTAAAAATGCAGATCACTTACTTCACCTCAAGACAAAG GGTCCTGAGAACATTATCTGCAGCTGTATCTCCCCATGTGGAAGTTGGATAGCCTATTCTACAGCTTCTCGGTTTTTTCTCTATCGTTTGAATTATGAACATGACAACATAAACCTCCAAAGG GTTTCCAAAATGCCAGCGTTCCTTCGCTCTGCCCTTCAGATTTTGTTTTCTGAGGATTCAACGAAGCTCTTTGTGGCATCAAATCAAGGGTCTCTGCATGTTATTCGGCTGCTGGAGGGAAGCTTCAAGCACCTGCATACTTTTCAGCCTCAATCAG GGACAGTGGAGTCCATGTGCCTTTTGGCAGTCAGTCCAGATGGAAATTGGCTAGCTGCGTCAGGTACCAGTGCTGGAGTCCATGTGTACAACGTGAAACAACTAAAG CTTCACTGCACAGTGCCTGCTTACAATTTCCCTGTGACTGCTCTGGCCATCGCCCCCAATACCAACAACCTTGTCATTGCTCATTCTGACCAGCAG GTATTTGAGTACAGCATTCCAGACAAACAGTATACACAATGGAGCCGGACCATCCAGAAGCAGGGGTTTCATCATCTTTGGCTCCAAAGGGATACTCCCATCACACATATCAGTTTTCATCCCAAGAGACCAATGCACATCCTTCTCCATGATGCGTACATGTTCTGCATCATCGACAAGTCGTTG ccTCTTCCAAATGACAAAACCTTACTCTACAATCCACTGCCTCCCACAAATGAATCAGATATCATCAGGAGGCGCACAGCTCATGCctttaaaatttctaagaaatATAAG CCTCTACTCTTCATGGATCTTTTGGATGAAAGAACACTAGTGGCGGTAGAACGGCCTCTGGATGACATCATTGCTCAGCTGccaccacccatcaaaaagaagaaatttgggaCCTAA
- the UTP4 gene encoding U3 small nucleolar RNA-associated protein 4 homolog isoform X1 yields MGEFKVHRVRFFNYVPSGIRCVAYNNQSNRLAVSRTDGTVEIYNLSANYFQEKFFPGHESRATEALCWANGQRLFSAGLNGEIIEYDLQALNIKYAMDAFGGPIWSMAASPNGSQLLVGCEDGSVKLFQITPDKIQFERNFDRQKSRILSLSWHPAGTHIAAGSIDYISVFDVKSGSAIHKMLVDRQYMGVSKRKCIIWGVAFLSDGTIISVDSAGKVQFWDSATGTLVKNHLIANADVQSIAISDQEDSFVVGTAEGTVFHFQLVSVTSNSSEKQWVRTKPFQHHTHDVRAVAHSPIALISGGTDTHLVIRPLMEKVEVKNYDAALRKITFPHRRLVSCAKKKQLLLFQFAHHLELWRLGSTVATGKNGDTLPLSKNADHLLHLKTKGPENIICSCISPCGSWIAYSTASRFFLYRLNYEHDNINLQRVSKMPAFLRSALQILFSEDSTKLFVASNQGSLHVIRLLEGSFKHLHTFQPQSGTVESMCLLAVSPDGNWLAASGTSAGVHVYNVKQLKLHCTVPAYNFPVTALAIAPNTNNLVIAHSDQQVFEYSIPDKQYTQWSRTIQKQGFHHLWLQRDTPITHISFHPKRPMHILLHDAYMFCIIDKSLPLPNDKTLLYNPLPPTNESDIIRRRTAHAFKISKKYKPLLFMDLLDERTLVAVERPLDDIIAQLPPPIKKKKFGT; encoded by the exons atGGGTGAATTTAAGGTCCATCGAGTACGTTTCTTTAATTATGTTCCATCAGGGATCCGCTGTGTGGCTTACAATAACCAGTCAAACAGATTGGCTGTTTCACGAACAGATGGCACTGTGGAAATTTATAATTTGTCAGCAAACTACTTTCAGGAGAAA TTTTTCCCAGGTCATGAGTCTCGGGCTACGGAAGCTCTGTGCTGGGCAAACGGACAGCGACTGTTTAGTGCTGGACTCAATGGAGAGATTATTGAGTATGATTTGCAGGCGTTAAACATCAAGTATGCTATGGATGCCTTTGGAGGACCCATTTGGAGCATGGCTGCCAGCCCCAATGGCTCTCAACTTTTG GTTGGCTGCGAAGATGGATCTGTGAAACTATTTCAGATCACCCCAGACAAAATCCAGTTTGAAAGAAATTTTGATCGTCAGAAAA GTCGAATCCTGAGCCTCAGCTGGCATCCCGCTGGTACCCACATTGCAGCTGGCTCCATAGACTACATTAGTGTGTTTGATGTCAAATCAG gGAGCGCTATTCATAAGATGCTTGTGGATAGGCAGTACATGGGTGTGTCTAAGCGGAAGTGTATCATATGGGGCGTGGCCTTCCTGTCCGATGGCACCATCATAAGTGTGGACTCTGCTGGGAAGGTGCAGTTCTGGGACTCAGCTACCGGGACGCTTGTGAAGAATCATCTCATCGCAAATGCTGACGTGCAGTCCATTGCCATATCTGAT CAAGAAGACAGTTTCGTGGTGGGCACAGCCGAGGGGACAGTGTTCCATTTTCAGCTGGTCTCTGTGACTTCCAACAGCAGTGAGAAGCAGTGGGTGCGGACAAAGCCATTTCAGCATCACACTCACGACGTGCGAGCCGTGGCCCACAGCCCCATAGCACTGATATCTGGAG GCACAGACACCCACTTAGTCATTCGTCCTCTCATGGAGAAGGTGGAGGTAAAGAATTACGATGCTGCTCTCCGAAAAATCACTTTTCCCCAT CGACGTCTCGTTTCCTGTGCAAAAAAGAAGCAGCTTCTCCTCTTCCAGTTTGCTCATCACTTGGAACTTTGGCGACTGGGATCCACAGTTGCAACAG GAAAGAATGGGGATACCCTTCCACTCTCTAAAAATGCAGATCACTTACTTCACCTCAAGACAAAG GGTCCTGAGAACATTATCTGCAGCTGTATCTCCCCATGTGGAAGTTGGATAGCCTATTCTACAGCTTCTCGGTTTTTTCTCTATCGTTTGAATTATGAACATGACAACATAAACCTCCAAAGG GTTTCCAAAATGCCAGCGTTCCTTCGCTCTGCCCTTCAGATTTTGTTTTCTGAGGATTCAACGAAGCTCTTTGTGGCATCAAATCAAGGGTCTCTGCATGTTATTCGGCTGCTGGAGGGAAGCTTCAAGCACCTGCATACTTTTCAGCCTCAATCAG GGACAGTGGAGTCCATGTGCCTTTTGGCAGTCAGTCCAGATGGAAATTGGCTAGCTGCGTCAGGTACCAGTGCTGGAGTCCATGTGTACAACGTGAAACAACTAAAG CTTCACTGCACAGTGCCTGCTTACAATTTCCCTGTGACTGCTCTGGCCATCGCCCCCAATACCAACAACCTTGTCATTGCTCATTCTGACCAGCAG GTATTTGAGTACAGCATTCCAGACAAACAGTATACACAATGGAGCCGGACCATCCAGAAGCAGGGGTTTCATCATCTTTGGCTCCAAAGGGATACTCCCATCACACATATCAGTTTTCATCCCAAGAGACCAATGCACATCCTTCTCCATGATGCGTACATGTTCTGCATCATCGACAAGTCGTTG ccTCTTCCAAATGACAAAACCTTACTCTACAATCCACTGCCTCCCACAAATGAATCAGATATCATCAGGAGGCGCACAGCTCATGCctttaaaatttctaagaaatATAAG CCTCTACTCTTCATGGATCTTTTGGATGAAAGAACACTAGTGGCGGTAGAACGGCCTCTGGATGACATCATTGCTCAGCTGccaccacccatcaaaaagaagaaatttgggaCCTAA